From the genome of Papaver somniferum cultivar HN1 chromosome 2, ASM357369v1, whole genome shotgun sequence, one region includes:
- the LOC113351462 gene encoding protein ALP1-like gives MSDTSSISSEEYSCLTKRLLDFDDMSEDDMLNPYGMTRKLVTLVPVICATTMIDIKRPHGGSVPGRRVIHRDRIPRHRIIIHDYFKGEKSRYTADHFRRRFRMDINLFLRILYDIRQYDDYFTRKVNAAKNGRSKSFKKMVAAVKMLAYGCAADNLDEYVRIGESTAIECLKRFCDAIIGIYEEKYLRKPTETDIAMLLKEGENRGFPGMIGSLDCMHWHWANFPTAWHGTHTNGFKRVPTLILEAVASQSLWIWHAFFGMSGSNNDINVLDRSPLFDDIINGVSPACRFTIRGNQYNMGYYLSDGIYPNYATLIQTISNPNNEREHLYTKRQEAVRKDMEHAFGVMQSRWHIVKGPARMWKEKDLGKIMKTCIILHNMIIEDEQLRGIDPELWEPLPDDKVPSVNLEHDYPFLVSRMLYRMKRVRSTTAHNMLKTDLINHLCDKYEDE, from the coding sequence ATGTCTGATACTTCATCAATTAGTAGTGAGGAATATTCCTGCCTAACAAAGCGGTTGTTAGATTTTGATGATATGAGCGAGGAtgatatgttgaacccatatggAATGACTAGAAAACTTGTAACACTTGTCCCGGTCATATGCGCAACAACAATGATAGACATTAAAAGACCTCATGGTGGCTCTGTTCCTGGAAGGCGTGTCATTCACCGCGATAGAATTCCTCGGCATAGGATTATTATTCATGACTACTTTAAAGGGGAAAAATCAAggtacacagctgatcattttcgACGTCGTTTTAGGATGGACATCAATCTTTTTCTTCGTATCTTATATGATATTCGTCAGTATGATGATTACTTCACTCGTAAGGTTAATGCTGCTAAAAATGGAAGGAGTAAGTCCTTTAAAAAGATGGTTGCAGCTGTTAAAATGCTTGCATATGGTTGCGCCGCTGATAACCTTGATGAATATGTTCGAATTGGCGAGAGCACTGCAATTGAATGTCTCAAGCGTTTTTGCGATGCTATAATTGGTATCTATGAAGAAAAATATCTAAGGAAACCAACTGAAACTGATATTGCAATGTTGCTGAAGGAAGGTGAAAATCGTGGCTTTCCCGGAATGATTGGAAGTCTTGATTGTATGCACTGGCATTGGGCAAATTTTccaacggcttggcatggtacgCACACCAATGGGTTCAAAAGAGTCCCAACTCTCATCTTAGAAGCTGTGGCATCTCAGAGTTTGTGGATATGGCATGCATTCTTTGGAATGTCAGGTTCGAATAATGATATTAATGTTCTCGATAGGTCTCCTCTATTCGATGACATCATTAACGGAGTTTCTCCTGCATGTCGTTTTACGATTCGAGGCAATCAATACAATATGGGATACTATCTCTCTGATGGTATTTACCCAAATTATGCTACTTTGATCCAGACAATTTCTAATCCTAATAATGAAAGAGAACACTTGTATACAAAAAGACAGGAAGCTGTTAGAAAGGACATGGAACATGCTTTTGGAGTCATGCAAAGCAGATGGCATATAGTTAAAGGACCAGCACGTATGTGGAAAGAAAAAGATCTTGGAAAGATTATGAAGACGTGCATTATCTTGCACAATATGATAATCGAAGATGAGCAGCTTCGAGGAATAGATCCAGAACTTTGGGAGCCTCTTCCAGATGACAAAGTTCCTTCTGTTAATTTGGAGCATGACTATCCTTTTCTTGTTTCGAGGATGCTGTATAGAATGAAACGAGTAAGAAGCACTACGGCACATAATATGTTGAAAACTGATCTCATTAATCACTTGTGTGATAAATATGAAGACGAGTAG